The following nucleotide sequence is from Nothobranchius furzeri strain GRZ-AD chromosome 6, NfurGRZ-RIMD1, whole genome shotgun sequence.
AGGGTGATGCCAGGGCGCCCCTGCAAGCCCTCACCTATGGCTCTttcacactagcatcagctccactccgccTGGATCGCATAGAGAGTGTTCACATTCCCTTAGCCTGCCTTTTCTCAGGGTGCAGCcggcctgtttttcagccctcttcttgaggtggtctgcttcaggccgaccagagccaacacacccactgctgactgataaagcttggtttatgcttgacgcgtttactttccgcttggtgacgcggctcgcggatggaacgcgcttcacagctcgcagcgtttatggttcatgcggctcgtttctgcggtgagccaatattctcccaaactgtagggggcagcatggagctctacggcgtgcatccaacactacaccatagtagaagtagaaattactgttgtttacaacacggcattccagcatttttcacagcgtcctcgtcttttccgacagtgcgagctatttctctccaagatttattaacaacatgttgatcacggtgatctctgagagctgaatcatacaaatgtctgtatttacgaacctctgccatactagttcttgccggtccgccatgtttttccgtgtccgaccgtccgcgtggttagaaaatgtcctaggtgcgcgttgcggaaattttgggccgtgcggaggcgcggtggaggggtgtggttgttaaaatgacgcaacttttccatgcggagccgtgcgaaccttgcggacgcgtcaagcataaaccacccttaaagcttggtttatgcttgacgcattcactttccgcttggtgatgcggctcgtggatggaacgcgcttcacaactcgcagcgtttatggttcctgCGGCTCGTctttgcggtgagccaatattctcccaaactgtagggggcagcatggagctctacggcatccatccaacactacaccatagtagaagtagaaagacgcggtggaggggcgtggttattaaaatgacgcaatttcgccgcgcagacctcgcggacgcgtcaagcataaaccaaccttgcatccctacacccccagcaggtccctgaggtccagtgaccaaagcctactggttgtgcagcaccaggctaaaggtcaaaggtgacagatcatctgctgctgtggcccccagactctggacctctctccccctgagcctgagatcagtggactcagtggtctcctttaaaaagcagctgaagactcacttgttcaagctggcttttgtatgaccttcttcaccactctctctttattctgctctccccacctattccaccttcctcaggatccactgatttccctctttcctgttcactctctctctttctttacatttttaatcacaattgtctatttttgctcattttaactaaatttttaataattttcttaattcttttttatatttttgcattttttgtttttgtgaagcgcctcgtgattttttaccttgaggcgctatagaaatgatgttttcttcttcagtCTGGCCCAGATGAttgcacacatccttgcttaggaatGCGGTCAGAGAAGTTCTCAGctcctaggtaatcagcatgataatcccGTAAGCCcgggtgggctgattctacccaccaatcggaggcttcccctaatggaaggtgtgaatttgagccggcagaagatcaccaatgtaagatggtgcttgtccatgtaaggccctatagaccagaaccaggatcttgaaatgaaccctgaagttgactggcagccagtgaagctggaggagaagcggggtgatgtgggtgtgtttggaggacttggtcagaagccgagcacaggcattctgaaccacctgtagacggttcagggaggttctgctcagacacgtgaagaaCTGGGGCTATCCAGGcagagtggagctgatgctagtgtgaaAGGACCCTACACTCCAAGGGGGAGCCtgaagaaagatccagtttctacccatTAAATGTGGACTATCAGCATACCGGGACTTCTTTTGAGGTTTTGTTGTCAAATTGTGGCTTTTGTCATTTGTAGACCCTTCTGGCCACCGCATAAGAACAAGTTCAGAGCTTAAAATGGGACTCATAAGGTGGCTGTATCCGAGTTCCTTCGTAGGGCGGATTAGATGGAACGGTGACGAAGGACATCCAAATTTCAAGGCTCTTCCACAAACGTGTCCTCTTCCCGTTACTGAAGGGCAGGTCTCGTGTAGCCCACTCTACCCTGACCCACAGCAGGTCGAACGGGTGACTTGTTCTGTTGTAATGATGGACGAGTATTACAGCTCTAAAATCTGGCAATATGAAGCGTAAAAGCTGGGAGTGGTGGAGTTGTTAGGCTTTAGTCGcttaaatcattaaaaaaatcctCAGAAAGGCTAAATAAGCAATACTGAAACTTTAAAATACGCAGCTCCTGCTCGGTTTTAAATGTAAAGAACAAAATATTCAATCCTGAACGTTCacttcagcagttttatttcTATACGTTTGAATAAATTTCACCGTATTTCGATGATCCAACTTACCCAACTGGAACGACAACAGCAGAAGGAAAGCGGAGCACCTCCTACGTAACATCGTCTGTCTTCCTCAACCACATCAGTCTGAATGTAACGTGCAGGAAAACTTCTCAGCTCTGACCTTTCATTCTAACAGATAACAGATGGACTTTAAAACCACCCAGCATGCACCTGGACCTCGCCATAAAACATCATCAAATGGTGCGAGAGTTTACAACAGTTGGACATTTCATCAAGCAGTAAACATCAAGGCTTTATTTCACCAGTATCTCACAATCAACGGAGACCAGGATAATCTGGATTATTTGGCAGATTTGAAACCCCACCCTACTGAGATGAGTTCAATGACGTGCGCTTCAGAGAAAATAATGCTTGCAGCTCAGGATACGATTTAGGGAACATTCATGGAATAACATGAAAAAAAGGCTAATttacaaaaaagtaaaaaacttTTGAACAAGTCAAAACGACGGTTTCTCTGTAAAATATCTTTTCATTGAGAACTCACTTAATCAAATATAAAGTTACACTATCATGGGTGTGAATTTGGATTTCTTCTTATGAAAGTAAAAAGAAAGTTCACTAAAAACCCGACTAGTTAGGTATTATTAACAGGCTTTCAAAAGGTTTTTATTAGACTGTAAAGACAAACTCTGTCTGTTAGCGAGGGAAAAGTTCATTTCTTAGTCCAGGATGTTGAAAATCCATTTAAGTCCGGTTCCACTTCAGTAGCCTTCGTTGGCCCAGGTCACCTCATAGTCCGGGTACCGGGCCTGAAGCTTCTCTGTGGCAACGGCGTGGTTCGCTCTGCCAAAGCCCTGCAGTAACACAAACATCATCCATCATCAGCTGcgtttacatgcgccaaattCCCTCTATcccattgaaatcttggttgatcggaatttccgaatctctgttcacatggacacgaactgaaatgatccgaccatgccgtgcgtacatacgcaccaagcgtttaatccgattaaataggttgagcatgcgcagagttgcctttcccgaaagaaaacttgtaaacaaacgccatgaagcgaaatgaaaaatgtaaaaacagaaataacttttCTTCCTGCtgtcctgatccatttattcagtttaatatttttatttagctcatagaagtgacgttttcttcagtgaataactgcacatacatgctttgctgcattttattgttgattaaaatgagGGAGGGTTACGTCTCTGCCTCtggatcagctggtccgcgggtctgaaGTGACAGCTGCGCTGCGGcgcagagcggggggggggggggggggtggggtgggggggggggtcagaatcatgttttattactgagctctgttgtggcttattattaataacatgtgacgatcagctgaaactgttgagaaaaatctgttcaaacaaaataacagaagatgttcagaaagtgtaGAAGCCCGTGTTCATgactaacgaaccgcatctcaggtcatctgcgtttacgtgcttctaACACGGACTTTGCTGTCGTCCAGAGTACTTAACCGAGGACGTGTTCCTACCCAACACCAGCCTCCAGTCAGGTcagtaaaacccagattatcccgtgttctttacaagcgcgtctccatcacctgctgcagaagctgctgcgctcaaagctgacagaaacggggatccgtgcgccgcGACCCCCGCAGTAAACCCGCGTACTTCCAGTACAGATGTGAACACGTTTGTCGAGTGAttggtgcaataatcagatttttgttttacttccacaaaatgcaagttctgaattaaatattactgaaacggggacggcttgtcatcggatttaaaagccgccgctcgttaattacgCCGTCGTTTTTGAagccaggcagtccaaatgaccgcggagaggcccgctcgctGTTGCACACAAGCGCAGTGGGCTTTATTTTACCCCCACAacccgaatggctgtgtacatgcacgtcaatcagaatgatgaacggaataaaccacctctctcaatcggatagaaatttcaatccgatcgggccgaatcggatcagaatattccgattgacatgtttacatgcagaattttcgatctgattgggcgttcaatcTGACTAAATATGCGCATGTGAACGTGGCTACTGATTAGGATTTGTTTTCTATATTTTATGCAACTTTGTCTCATTTTTTCATGCAGCTCCTCTTACCATGGAGTATCCATACACATGGATCTTCTTGGCCTGGGCGTCGTGTTTGATCCTCCCTCCTCCGATGCACTCACAGTCCAGGTGGCCTCCTTTCTCCAGCTCCTCTGAGACCTTGTCATAGATATCAGCTACAAGAAAGGCAGAAACAGAACCTGAGCAAACATGTCGAAAGGACATTTTGGTCATTTTAAAGTGGCGTTCGGTCTGTAAGGAACCACACACGCCGATTACctcatttaaagtgacagtgtgcagttttatcgttaatctctggaaataatcgccacaatgttgttgaaaaatcaggtctaaaatacttgGGAGCGGGtcgaagtctctgggcgacgccacgtttccttctatgggagcctttgaggacaaaacacatttactgatttgtaacaaacgattactaaactttcaccattaactgtttaagacctgccatagaacaagtttGCCAGGACTTAACATGCTGCGGCGCCATTTTTTGGATTATTTCAACTTTCTATACATCAACACAACccttacattctacattttaataATATAAACGTAAAATttgattgggtgagtgataatcacGTGACAGTTGCAAAGATTTAGGTATCTCctccccctatcaccaggaaaaatacacacagtcactttaaagcagCAACCCGAagtttttcccctttcaggaattatgtcggGTTTCTTAGAAATCCAAAGGGATAGTCTTACCCTGCACTGTGATGTCATGTAAGCGATGTCAGTACAttttgctaagcacaccccccatcctgtagagctccatgctattTGAATTGAGCACCACTCAGCGTTAGCCAATGGCGTTGGACATCCGAGAGCGCGCACATTTGCAGAAGTACCTCAACTGATGGAGAATGTGAGACTTTTTTATGGGCCGGACAGTAAATCAACATCTTCTGAATCCTCCACGGAGAGCAGCCAGAGGCTTCCTGAAAGGAGCTTATAAATAAGATGCATTATTAATATTAGTAATAGTATTATAAACAGTGAGGCGCTTTGTTATTGGCAGTATTGAACATATGATACCGTTTAAGCTGCTGAACTCTAAAGTCCACAGGAGTCATGTTAActagatagggcctatagttaaaatctgatgttagcctaaatctggacaagtgggggagtagagggaggtggagtgtacagtcggtaaagacggctctcccttgccctgcctccaacatgcctccatctaaataggatagattatcctgagttatctctgtagttatgctgctataggcttagactgctggaggacacactgaccacttttcacactctactgctttcttctactatctgctctttaactgtattatttcctgctatttcagctgttaactttattttctctctaagtgtttttctccccagaagaagctacaacgatgttctgctgagctgtggtggcctcatggagggggccatcgtctagcacactgctgctaaccacttaaacattctccctctcctgataataactttttgtttccttgatgttggacgtgctactactagtttacccgtttaattatagatccactaggataaatacaataaaatttatctttcaacaaatagaatatttactaagaaatcacaatagaactgtagacacattacgtgtgtgtgtgtgtgtgcgtgatggtgtgtgtgtgtgtgtgtgtgtgtgtgtgtgtgtgtgtgtgtgtgtgtgtgctccgtcttctccatccccagtgagtcgtggaggatggctgcttatactgagccaggattctctggaggtttcttcctgttaaaagggagttttcctctccactgtcgctgcatgcttgcttagtatgaggattgctgtatagtcactgacactagtcactgacttgatgcaatttgctgggttccttatataggaaacattatttctgattggcttaatgaactgacctgaattggaatgtttattatgtgaagtgccttgagacgactcttgtcgtgatttggcgctttataaataaacttgaattgaattaaaacaacactaAATAGAAGGACTGGacgatattgaaaaaaaaaagcatataAAAAATCATATTGATCAATATCAATAattatcaataattattgataattatataaaaaaagtagaaaatatatcttaagtgcagccctggccaaATGATGTCATTAATTTATGATGAAAAAGTTGGTTGTGTTACCAGACTGGATTTTTACTCGATTCTCATTTTTCTGACTGttgcgtcttttttttttttttttttttgtcagacttgtaaAAAACCCAAAAATTGTTGTGCCGGTGAACTACTATAAACTTTTTATGGGACTATTTATTTCCTTCACCTCTCAATGCTGCAATATCTTGTCATGAGTGAATGAGTCCCatcctgtcccgctctgaacttgagacagttctccacaccttcatctcctcacgcttacactactgtaactctcttttcacgtgtctgagcagaacctccctgaaccgtctacaggtggttcagaacgcctgtgctcggcttctgaccaagtcctccaaacacacccacatcaccccgcttctcctccagcttcactggctgccagtcaacttcagggttcatttcaagatcctggttctggtctatagggccttacatggacaagcaccatcttacattggtgatcttcttagtccctacacccccagcaggtccctgaggtccagtgatcaaagcctactggttgtgcagcaccaggctaaaggtcaaaggtgacagatcatctgctgctgtggccccagactctggacctctctccccctgagcctgagatcagtggactcagtggtctcctttaaaaagcagctgaagactcacttgttcaagctggcttttgtatgaccttcttcacctctctctctttattctgctctccccacctattccaccttcctcaggatccactggtttccctctttcctgttcactctctctctttcttaacattttttaatcacaattgtctgtttttgctcattttaaatataattttaaccattttctaaattcttttttataattttacgttttttgtttttgtgaaacgcctcgtgatttttatcttgagaggcgctatagaaatgatattttcttcttcatctgcTTTGGTTTGAGGGGGGAGGGCTTGGTGATGGAGCATGTATTATAGTATACTAGTTTTAAACTACCCAATATGCTATAACTGAAAAAATTCACTTTTTATTGACCCATTTGTTTTCTATCACGCCGTTCATCTATCCATTGATATACGTCGTTATGACATTATTGTACATCAAAAGgtgtttaaactttaagctagatctttaacattgatctcggtgattgttgggttagaaacttgccCAGTTTCATATTGGAcaccactctgctgccctctgctggcccGACACTGCACTTACCAGTTTTGGTAGGTGTTCTGGGGGGTGCTCTTATACCtgcatttcagctgttagctattttctgtgcagttaacattttcagtttgctggcgtcaaaagcacaagaagaagaaaaagaagaagtttgcttttcagTTGGCACCATGGCAgagtctggaagtaaaagtacgagtaatgtctttggaagtGATATAAATGTTCAAGTGTTTGTGCAAAGGGATGTAACATGATATCAGCATGTGGAATGAAGGGGTAGGCTGGGGAGTTGACTAAGTGAATTGTGCATATGTTGATTCAGATGTGAGTAATGCAGTGAACAAGGTGAATTGGTGCTAGTATTAGTTATGGTGGCGGGGCCTGATCTGATTGAGGAGCCTTGTATTCTGTTGGTAAAAGACTCAGTTCTGGCTGTCAGGCTGCAGAACCGTTTCCCGGAGCTGATCAACCAAACAGATCGTTTCCTGTCGAAGTTTTGCCAGAAACTATTA
It contains:
- the phpt1 gene encoding 14 kDa phosphohistidine phosphatase; the encoded protein is MCTQTRAAALMANIPLADIDPSGVFKYVLIRVHSREEGDESEVDIVRGYGWAEYHADIYDKVSEELEKGGHLDCECIGGGRIKHDAQAKKIHVYGYSMGFGRANHAVATEKLQARYPDYEVTWANEGY